ACCCAGGGCAAGATGCGGCGCTCATGGCACTCATTCGGGATCTGCACCTGCAGGGATATCGGCAACTCAGAACCCAGGTCAGCTTTCGCAACGGCATCTACCTCGGCTCGCAAGAACTGTGGGTCGAATATCCGGACCCCGCGCCGCCTCCAAAGCCGGCAGGCTTGCTGAGCAAGATCCTGGGATTGTTTCGAGCGCGTAGACAGGACAACACCCTCTCATGAGCCTCATCTCGATCGAAGCACTCCGCTCTCCCGAACGTCCACGTTTGCCCGCCTGGTTCAAAATCAATGCACAGACCGGTCCGGACTATCTCGACATCAAGCAGACGATGGACCGCCTCAAGCTCCACACCATCTGCGAAGAAGCCCGCTGCCCCAATCGGTGGGAATGTTGGAACGCGCGCACCGCCACCTTCCTGATTCTGGGTGACATCTGCACAAGGCGCTGCCACTACTGCTCGGTTGAGACGGGGAGACCCCTCGCAGTCGATCACGGCGAACCTCAGCGGGTCGCTGAAGCCGTTCAGGCGCTCGGCCTCCGCCATGCCGTCATCACCTCGGTAAATCGCGACGAGTTGCCTGACGGTGGCGCAACCATCTTTGCGGAAACGATCCGCCAGACGAGGGCCCTCAGCCCAGGCTGTACGATTGAAGTCTTGATTCCTGACTTTGAGGGAAATGAGGCCGCGCTCACCACCGTCTGCGCAGAACAACCGGAGATCCTG
This genomic stretch from Nitrospira sp. harbors:
- the lipA gene encoding lipoyl synthase, translating into MSLISIEALRSPERPRLPAWFKINAQTGPDYLDIKQTMDRLKLHTICEEARCPNRWECWNARTATFLILGDICTRRCHYCSVETGRPLAVDHGEPQRVAEAVQALGLRHAVITSVNRDELPDGGATIFAETIRQTRALSPGCTIEVLIPDFEGNEAALTTVCAEQPEILNHNIETVRRLFPSLRPQGKYQRSIELLGQAKRQGMTTKSGLILGMGETLDEARDVMRDLRAVNCDIMTIGQYLQPTRDHLPVARYYDPSDFALLKEEGIAMGFTHIESGPLVRSSYHAEQQTVQTMESS